In Leptospira sp. WS58.C1, a single genomic region encodes these proteins:
- a CDS encoding bifunctional precorrin-2 dehydrogenase/sirohydrochlorin ferrochelatase, whose amino-acid sequence MNQLLPVFIKLENKKVLVVGGGNVALEKLQHLKDTGCLLTVISKEFKSETVRLLSSVKEAKMETREVQVSDLDGFDLVYSATNDRQTNRDLVEYAKQKKIWINCADDPSLCDFYSSAYFDRGPVRVAVSTQGGFAGLAGTIRTILEEILPKDHDQELENLLEIRNLSKRKLGDPEERKTALKFLLSEFKEKYLSTDTK is encoded by the coding sequence ATGAACCAACTTCTTCCAGTATTTATAAAATTAGAAAATAAAAAAGTGTTAGTAGTAGGCGGAGGAAACGTTGCTCTCGAAAAACTGCAACACTTGAAAGACACAGGCTGCCTACTCACAGTTATCTCTAAAGAATTCAAATCGGAAACTGTTCGTTTGCTTTCCTCCGTAAAAGAAGCAAAAATGGAAACAAGAGAAGTGCAGGTGTCCGATCTGGACGGTTTCGATCTGGTATATTCCGCCACAAACGATAGGCAAACCAATCGTGATCTTGTGGAATATGCCAAACAAAAAAAGATCTGGATCAATTGTGCGGACGATCCTTCACTTTGTGATTTTTATTCTTCCGCATATTTTGATAGGGGACCGGTCCGTGTGGCGGTTTCCACCCAAGGAGGGTTCGCCGGACTTGCCGGGACCATTCGCACCATTCTAGAAGAGATCCTTCCAAAGGACCATGACCAAGAATTGGAAAACTTATTAGAAATCCGTAATTTGAGCAAACGTAAACTAGGCGATCCGGAAGAAAGAAAAACGGCTCTCAAATTTTTGCTGAGCGAGTTTAAAGAAAAATACTTATCAACGGATACGAAATAA
- a CDS encoding SMP-30/gluconolactonase/LRE family protein — MFYRSISNPSIRILFPSFFIFLVFGIFILFGWNKTDPTDYEPDDIIRQEERDILFISNVVNEKSPVEKPFGLAVDSKGAIYTGSSDGNIYKIKTDGQTERFAKTSGRALGIVFDGKENLVACVSGLGLAFYDSKGNENVLLREDSEGNPLTNLYGLDIASDGTVYFTEVSRKFSYEDSYLEELESKPNGRILSYDPRTQDVKTILEDLYHPTGISLSSSEDFLVFGEKYRHRVSRFWLKGKKAGKDQFFITHLPGSPALISSDSQKNFWIALSSPRHIAIDKIQNFPLLKRILASLPFFFKPIEGELAYVISMDEEGDISLSLTDNTSDKLGSVTSVLQYGSGLLLAGFSSQKIWKWKFETLEMFF; from the coding sequence ATGTTCTATCGATCTATTTCTAATCCCTCTATCAGAATACTTTTCCCTTCTTTTTTTATTTTCCTGGTTTTCGGGATATTCATTCTATTTGGTTGGAACAAAACGGATCCGACCGACTACGAGCCGGACGATATCATCCGCCAAGAAGAAAGAGATATATTATTTATATCTAATGTAGTCAACGAAAAATCGCCTGTCGAAAAACCTTTCGGTCTTGCGGTGGATTCTAAAGGAGCCATTTATACGGGTTCTTCCGATGGAAATATCTACAAGATCAAAACCGACGGACAAACGGAACGATTTGCTAAAACTTCCGGAAGAGCGCTAGGAATTGTATTCGACGGAAAGGAAAATCTGGTCGCCTGCGTTTCCGGATTAGGTCTGGCATTTTACGATTCCAAAGGAAATGAAAATGTACTCCTCCGAGAAGATTCGGAAGGAAATCCATTAACTAACCTTTACGGTTTGGATATTGCCTCTGACGGAACAGTTTATTTTACCGAAGTCAGCCGAAAGTTTTCTTATGAAGATTCCTATTTGGAAGAATTGGAATCCAAACCTAACGGCAGAATTCTTTCCTACGATCCAAGGACCCAAGACGTAAAAACGATTTTAGAGGATCTTTATCATCCTACCGGGATCAGCTTGTCTTCTTCCGAAGATTTTTTAGTTTTTGGAGAAAAGTATAGGCATCGTGTTTCTCGCTTCTGGTTAAAAGGAAAGAAGGCCGGCAAGGACCAGTTCTTTATCACACATCTTCCCGGTAGTCCCGCTCTGATCAGTTCAGACTCTCAAAAAAATTTTTGGATCGCCTTATCTTCTCCCCGACATATCGCAATCGATAAGATACAAAATTTTCCGCTCTTAAAGAGAATACTCGCTTCTCTTCCGTTTTTCTTTAAGCCGATTGAAGGAGAATTAGCTTACGTTATTTCTATGGATGAAGAAGGAGATATTAGTCTTTCTTTGACAGATAATACGTCGGATAAATTGGGATCGGTTACTTCCGTTCTGCAGTACGGATCAGGACTTTTACTTGCGGGATTTTCTTCTCAGAAAATTTGGAAATGGAAGTTCGAGACTCTTGAGATGTTTTTCTAG
- a CDS encoding phosphoadenylyl-sulfate reductase, translated as MSPSDLEAKLEGLSLENSLAKISRDFPGQAVFSTSFGLEDQVITHAIYSQNLDIRIFTLDTGRLFTETYELHKRTNGMYGKRIQTFFPDAQAVEDLINEKGPDSFYDSIENRKECCHIRKVVPLNRALKGAKIWITGIRNDQSGSRENLTKVELDTGRDILKFHPILDWSWEDVQQYVQDKNIPYNPLHDKGYPSIGCAPCTRAIMPGEDFRAGRWWWENESTKECGLHWVDGKLVRKKGSEV; from the coding sequence ATGAGTCCATCCGATTTGGAAGCAAAATTAGAAGGTTTGAGCTTAGAAAATTCTTTGGCGAAAATTTCCCGGGATTTTCCTGGGCAGGCGGTGTTTTCGACCAGCTTTGGTCTGGAAGATCAAGTAATCACTCACGCAATCTATTCCCAAAATTTGGACATTCGTATCTTTACATTGGATACCGGTAGATTGTTTACCGAAACTTACGAACTTCATAAGCGTACGAATGGGATGTACGGGAAACGTATTCAAACATTCTTCCCGGATGCACAAGCGGTGGAAGATCTGATCAATGAGAAAGGTCCGGATTCGTTCTACGATTCCATAGAAAATAGAAAAGAATGTTGTCATATTCGTAAAGTTGTCCCTTTGAACAGAGCTTTAAAGGGAGCTAAAATTTGGATCACCGGAATTCGAAACGACCAATCCGGTTCCAGAGAAAATTTAACCAAAGTGGAGTTGGATACCGGAAGGGATATTTTGAAATTCCATCCTATTCTGGATTGGTCTTGGGAGGATGTGCAACAGTACGTCCAAGACAAAAATATTCCGTACAATCCTCTTCACGATAAGGGATATCCCAGTATCGGATGCGCTCCTTGTACAAGAGCGATCATGCCTGGCGAAGATTTCAGAGCCGGGCGCTGGTGGTGGGAAAATGAATCCACGAAAGAATGCGGACTGCATTGGGTGGATGGAAAATTGGTAAGAAAAAAAGGATCAGAAGTATGA
- a CDS encoding NADPH-dependent assimilatory sulfite reductase hemoprotein subunit gives MSEEKELSEVEHIKTASRGLRGKIGTAIETGADGFEDDDKQLIKFHGMYQQKDRDRRKDEAGEFIENPTSFMIRGRIPGGRLTSDQYMVWDDLADKFGGGALRLTTRQSIQMHTILLKDLRPIMQAVHKVNLSTMGACGDVVRNVTQALNPWGNKELSQLDPIAQLLSDHFKYKSNAYAELWLGENQINKEDEPDPIYGTTYLPRKFKVAVTLAGNNSVDIYTNDMGFAATLDANGQIDGYFVFAGGGLGMTHNKADTYPRAADLLGWIPEKDLISVAEGIVTSHRDFGDRTNRKHARLKYVLADKGVEWFRSEVERRSGAKFDLDRKLPKWETPNYLGWTERADGTLALGFHTLSGRIKDFPYKPLKTALKDIISTFKLSVQVTADQDLVLMGIKKEDKDKLEAKLKEYNINPASPKPLYDRALACPALPTCGLALTESERTFPQLLESIQKVIDKLDLNDRAPIVRMTGCPNGCARPYSAEIGIVGQQAGGKYSLFFGGNPEGTKVGDYVAKKVPFADIPIQLEKAFEVWKKEGNPNERFGDFAARYSLDKFRELLGAM, from the coding sequence ATGTCAGAAGAAAAAGAACTTAGCGAAGTCGAGCATATCAAAACCGCCTCTAGGGGACTAAGAGGAAAGATCGGTACTGCTATCGAAACAGGAGCAGACGGATTCGAGGATGACGACAAACAATTGATCAAATTCCACGGAATGTACCAGCAGAAGGACAGAGACCGTAGAAAGGACGAAGCTGGAGAATTTATCGAAAATCCTACATCGTTTATGATCCGAGGAAGGATCCCGGGTGGAAGGCTTACTTCGGACCAATACATGGTCTGGGACGATCTGGCCGATAAATTCGGTGGAGGTGCCTTACGTTTAACGACTAGGCAATCCATCCAGATGCATACGATCCTTCTGAAGGATCTAAGACCGATCATGCAGGCGGTGCATAAAGTGAATCTTTCCACTATGGGGGCATGCGGTGACGTTGTGCGTAACGTTACTCAAGCTTTAAACCCTTGGGGGAACAAAGAGCTTAGCCAATTGGACCCGATCGCTCAACTTTTATCCGATCATTTTAAATATAAGAGTAACGCCTACGCCGAACTTTGGTTAGGTGAAAATCAGATAAACAAAGAGGACGAACCTGATCCGATCTATGGAACCACTTATCTTCCTAGAAAGTTCAAGGTGGCTGTGACTCTTGCAGGCAATAACTCCGTCGATATTTACACCAACGATATGGGATTCGCGGCCACTTTAGATGCGAACGGTCAGATAGACGGTTATTTCGTATTCGCTGGCGGTGGACTCGGAATGACCCACAATAAGGCGGATACGTATCCTAGAGCTGCTGACTTGCTTGGTTGGATCCCTGAAAAAGACCTGATCTCCGTTGCGGAAGGTATCGTAACTTCTCATAGAGATTTCGGAGATCGTACAAATCGTAAACATGCTCGTTTGAAATACGTTTTAGCTGATAAGGGTGTGGAATGGTTCCGCTCCGAAGTAGAACGCAGATCCGGTGCAAAATTCGATCTCGATCGTAAACTTCCTAAATGGGAAACTCCGAATTATTTGGGTTGGACAGAAAGAGCGGATGGAACTCTTGCATTGGGATTCCATACTCTTTCGGGAAGGATTAAAGATTTTCCTTATAAACCTTTAAAAACCGCTTTGAAAGATATTATTTCCACTTTCAAGCTTAGTGTGCAGGTGACTGCCGATCAGGATTTGGTCTTGATGGGTATTAAAAAAGAAGATAAGGATAAATTAGAAGCTAAATTAAAGGAATATAATATTAATCCTGCTTCTCCTAAACCTTTGTACGATCGCGCACTTGCATGTCCTGCACTTCCTACTTGCGGTCTTGCATTGACCGAATCCGAAAGGACCTTCCCACAATTACTGGAATCCATCCAAAAAGTGATCGATAAGCTGGATCTGAACGACAGAGCTCCTATCGTAAGAATGACAGGATGCCCTAACGGATGTGCTAGACCATATTCCGCAGAGATTGGGATCGTTGGTCAACAAGCAGGAGGAAAATACTCCTTATTTTTTGGAGGAAATCCGGAAGGAACCAAAGTCGGCGACTATGTTGCTAAGAAGGTCCCGTTCGCAGACATTCCTATTCAACTAGAGAAAGCTTTCGAAGTTTGGAAAAAAGAAGGAAACCCGAACGAAAGATTCGGAGACTTTGCCGCTCGATATTCTTTGGATAAGTTCAGGGAATTGCTAGGAGCGATGTAA
- the cysD gene encoding sulfate adenylyltransferase subunit CysD: MTTRTRLSHLQQLEAESIYILREVAAQFERPALLFSGGKDSITLVHLALKAFRPGKFPFPLVHIDTGHNFPEALQFRDDLANRIGEKLIVRYVQDSIDQGKAVEEKGKFPSRNAIQTVTLLDTIEEFKFDACIGGARRDEEKARAKERVFSVRDEFGSWDPKLQRPELWNIYNGKIHVGENVRVFPISNWTELDVWEYIKAENIPLPSLYFSHRRQIVWRENVVFPVSEFVTLDSSDKVEEKTVRFRTVGDMTCTAAVESEANSLDDIIREIQTSRTTERGSRLDDKRSEAAMEERKRGGYF; this comes from the coding sequence ATGACGACTAGAACTCGATTGTCGCATCTCCAACAACTAGAGGCGGAATCCATTTATATACTTCGGGAAGTTGCCGCCCAATTCGAGAGACCTGCGCTTTTATTTTCGGGAGGAAAGGATTCGATCACTTTGGTGCATCTCGCACTGAAAGCTTTTCGTCCGGGAAAGTTCCCGTTTCCATTGGTACATATCGATACCGGTCATAACTTTCCGGAAGCATTACAATTTCGTGATGATCTCGCGAACCGTATCGGAGAAAAACTGATCGTTAGATACGTTCAGGATTCCATAGACCAGGGAAAAGCAGTGGAAGAAAAAGGAAAATTCCCGAGTAGGAATGCGATCCAAACCGTTACTTTATTAGATACGATCGAAGAATTCAAATTTGACGCATGTATAGGCGGAGCGAGAAGGGACGAAGAAAAAGCCCGTGCAAAAGAAAGAGTATTCTCCGTACGAGACGAATTTGGAAGTTGGGACCCTAAACTACAAAGACCTGAACTTTGGAATATTTATAACGGAAAGATCCATGTAGGAGAAAACGTAAGAGTTTTCCCTATCAGTAACTGGACCGAGTTGGATGTTTGGGAATATATTAAAGCCGAGAATATTCCTCTTCCTTCATTGTATTTCTCTCATAGAAGACAGATCGTTTGGAGAGAGAATGTTGTGTTTCCTGTTTCGGAATTCGTAACTCTTGATTCTTCCGATAAGGTGGAAGAAAAAACCGTACGTTTCAGGACTGTTGGCGATATGACCTGCACAGCGGCGGTGGAATCCGAGGCGAATTCATTGGATGATATCATTCGTGAGATCCAAACTTCCAGAACTACGGAAAGAGGATCCAGATTGGATGACAAACGTTCGGAAGCTGCAATGGAAGAACGTAAAAGAGGCGGTTACTTCTGA
- a CDS encoding sulfate adenylyltransferase subunit 1, with protein sequence MDLLRFITAGSVDDGKSTLIGRLLYDSKSVFQDQLEAIERTGQVNGQINLALLTDGLKAEREQGITIDVAYKYFSTPKRKFIIADAPGHIQYTRNMVTGASNSELAIILIDARKGVIEQTYRHSYIASLLKIPHVVICVNKMDLVDFSKERFDEIVKDYKNFASDLEFKGLEFIPISALNGDNVVDTSPNMTWWKGKTLLGYLEDLEIEVDETKHEPRFPVQYVIRPQTEEHHDYRGYAGQVRSGVFKKGDDIVVLPSGLRSKIKSIHTYESEVEEAFAPMSVTILLEDEIDISRGDMIVTDKHQPTVSQDIEAELCWMDAKSLVPGNKYLLRQTTGSVKSAVKEISFRIDIQTHEKLESSQLALNEIGRIKIRTAKPIAFDSYSENRGTGSFVLVDEGTNNTVGAGMIVGAY encoded by the coding sequence ATGGACCTATTACGTTTTATTACTGCGGGAAGTGTAGACGACGGGAAATCCACTTTGATCGGTCGTCTTTTGTATGATAGTAAATCCGTATTCCAAGATCAGTTGGAAGCGATCGAAAGGACCGGACAAGTAAACGGTCAGATCAATTTGGCTCTTTTGACAGACGGACTAAAAGCGGAGAGAGAGCAAGGGATCACGATCGATGTGGCCTATAAGTACTTCTCCACTCCCAAAAGAAAGTTTATTATCGCGGATGCTCCAGGGCATATCCAGTATACTCGCAATATGGTGACCGGCGCTTCCAACTCGGAACTTGCCATCATTCTGATAGACGCTCGTAAGGGAGTGATCGAACAGACTTACAGACATTCTTATATCGCCTCTCTATTAAAAATCCCTCATGTAGTTATCTGTGTGAACAAGATGGACTTGGTGGATTTTTCCAAAGAACGTTTCGATGAGATCGTGAAAGATTATAAAAACTTCGCCTCCGACCTGGAATTTAAAGGATTGGAATTCATACCGATTTCCGCTCTGAACGGGGATAATGTCGTAGATACTTCTCCCAATATGACCTGGTGGAAAGGGAAAACACTTCTGGGTTATTTAGAAGATCTAGAGATCGAAGTGGATGAGACCAAACACGAGCCTAGATTTCCTGTACAGTATGTGATCCGTCCTCAAACGGAAGAGCATCATGATTACAGAGGATATGCAGGCCAGGTCAGAAGTGGAGTTTTTAAAAAGGGAGACGATATCGTAGTTCTTCCGAGCGGATTACGTTCTAAGATCAAATCCATTCATACGTATGAAAGCGAAGTTGAAGAAGCTTTTGCTCCTATGTCCGTTACGATCCTTTTGGAAGATGAAATAGATATTAGTCGTGGGGATATGATCGTAACCGATAAACATCAGCCGACTGTATCTCAGGATATAGAAGCGGAACTTTGTTGGATGGATGCTAAGTCATTAGTGCCTGGAAACAAATATCTTTTAAGACAGACCACAGGTTCCGTAAAATCCGCGGTCAAAGAAATTTCCTTTAGAATAGATATCCAAACCCACGAAAAATTAGAATCTTCTCAACTTGCTTTGAACGAGATCGGAAGGATAAAGATCAGAACTGCCAAACCGATAGCGTTCGATAGTTATTCGGAAAATCGGGGAACAGGAAGTTTTGTTTTAGTGGACGAAGGTACCAATAATACCGTGGGCGCCGGGATGATCGTAGGAGCCTATTGA
- a CDS encoding peptidoglycan DD-metalloendopeptidase family protein, with translation MPSFKRHLQILLSALILISLSEVQAVYDRLPLKSLEYSDTKIIRVREEIKYNLQISVSNLDQKDLVPLRFLVYKVGPKDTFFKIMARTGMDLDTLSSVNELASPQDIYPGMELLIPNMRGVYDSEEHSPDESGRKKVAARFRISPKFLYYDDLRKSWFVPGRGLPKEEKNFFYGLVFSDPLAEEGRVSSKFGRRKDPFTKKDTFHGGIDLAAEEGTPVYASADGEVSFSGTRGGYGRLIILKHGLGYETKYGHLSKVLVSPGTKVKKGQLIGEVGMTGRATGFHLHFEVLRNSLRQRPVFKGHV, from the coding sequence ATGCCTTCTTTCAAAAGACATCTCCAAATTTTGTTATCCGCACTCATCCTGATCTCTTTAAGCGAGGTCCAAGCAGTTTACGATCGTCTCCCATTAAAAAGTTTGGAATATTCGGACACGAAGATCATTCGAGTCAGAGAAGAGATAAAATATAACCTTCAAATTTCAGTTTCCAACTTGGACCAAAAAGATCTGGTCCCTCTTAGATTCCTAGTCTATAAAGTTGGACCTAAGGATACTTTTTTTAAGATCATGGCCAGGACCGGAATGGACCTGGACACTCTTTCCTCCGTAAACGAATTAGCCTCTCCCCAAGACATTTACCCGGGGATGGAACTTTTGATCCCGAATATGAGAGGTGTTTACGACTCGGAAGAACATTCTCCCGACGAATCCGGACGCAAAAAAGTCGCGGCCCGTTTTCGGATCTCTCCCAAGTTCTTATACTATGATGACCTCAGAAAATCCTGGTTCGTTCCAGGAAGAGGATTACCGAAAGAAGAGAAAAACTTTTTTTACGGATTAGTTTTCTCCGATCCGTTAGCGGAAGAAGGAAGAGTCAGTTCCAAATTCGGAAGAAGAAAGGACCCTTTCACTAAAAAGGATACTTTTCACGGTGGCATCGACCTCGCGGCAGAAGAAGGAACACCTGTGTATGCATCTGCTGACGGAGAAGTTTCCTTTTCCGGAACAAGAGGAGGTTACGGGAGACTGATCATTTTAAAACACGGATTGGGTTACGAAACCAAGTATGGACATTTAAGCAAAGTATTGGTATCTCCAGGCACAAAGGTCAAAAAAGGACAGTTGATCGGAGAAGTCGGAATGACCGGAAGAGCCACCGGATTTCATTTACATTTTGAAGTGTTGAGAAATAGTTTGAGACAAAGGCCCGTATTTAAGGGTCATGTCTGA
- a CDS encoding CPBP family intramembrane glutamic endopeptidase, which translates to MDLEKEDQKLTPGRDVLLMGLIQVFVLFIGMYSYMKVTRFQVESTLSIKTSKQNFVKEKEIVNTLPSEVVWNEPASAEKAVREYTEFVVTKRPWLLSLDRIIWGLCFLVPSYFFIRRIARIETAEFTDSAGGRDILAGVATGFATFCFVNVASSLIFFIIGKPQSNYMEIILTKNLFLNWKLLGWTLLAIAFGAGIFEEFFFRGFLLKYFVEKNLSSIGLIITSVIFGVVHFNGGSYVAPILLIFVGFSFGISYLKTGNIWVPVTAHITYNASMLLAGFLLGDRIS; encoded by the coding sequence ATGGATTTAGAAAAGGAAGATCAAAAACTCACACCTGGCAGAGACGTTCTGCTCATGGGCCTGATCCAGGTTTTTGTACTGTTTATCGGTATGTATTCCTATATGAAGGTCACCCGATTTCAAGTAGAAAGCACCTTATCCATAAAAACATCCAAGCAGAACTTTGTAAAAGAAAAAGAAATCGTAAACACTTTACCTTCCGAGGTGGTTTGGAACGAACCTGCCTCTGCCGAAAAAGCGGTTAGAGAGTATACCGAATTTGTAGTCACCAAACGTCCATGGTTATTGTCCTTGGACAGAATTATCTGGGGATTATGCTTTCTGGTTCCTTCTTACTTTTTTATTCGAAGGATCGCACGGATCGAAACCGCCGAGTTCACCGATTCCGCAGGTGGGAGAGATATACTTGCGGGAGTTGCGACCGGATTTGCTACATTCTGTTTTGTGAATGTAGCAAGTAGTTTGATCTTTTTTATCATAGGCAAACCCCAATCCAATTATATGGAAATCATACTTACCAAAAATCTTTTTCTAAATTGGAAATTATTAGGATGGACCCTGCTTGCAATCGCATTCGGAGCCGGAATATTCGAGGAATTTTTTTTCAGGGGATTTTTGCTCAAATACTTTGTGGAAAAAAACCTGAGCTCCATAGGACTAATTATCACCTCCGTTATTTTCGGGGTTGTACATTTTAACGGGGGATCTTATGTGGCTCCGATCCTTCTTATCTTTGTGGGATTTTCATTTGGAATTTCTTATTTAAAAACCGGTAATATATGGGTGCCTGTGACCGCACATATCACATATAACGCATCCATGCTTTTGGCCGGATTTCTGCTTGGGGATCGGATCTCTTAA
- the cobA gene encoding uroporphyrinogen-III C-methyltransferase has product MNTEVGKVYLVGAGPGNPELMTLKALRILEKAEVILYDALLDSSFLEYFPSTSIVHYVGKRAGQHSATQEEIQDLIVRYSLQGKSVVRLKGGDPFVFGRGGEELLTLRKHKIPYEIIPGVSALSAGSSGAGFPLTHRGLSRQVLVMDGHTVLQENTDWKWFADFKGTIALFMGTSSIVQITKKLIDNGASSLLPVALVENASLKNQKTTVTNLGRILEEGLSKQSSGPGIIYIGPVVHLIGETPGLDLRGFASQGEEV; this is encoded by the coding sequence ATGAATACCGAAGTGGGAAAAGTATATTTGGTGGGTGCAGGTCCCGGAAATCCGGAACTAATGACCTTAAAGGCCCTCAGAATATTAGAAAAAGCGGAAGTAATTTTGTACGACGCATTATTGGATTCTTCCTTTTTGGAATATTTCCCTTCTACTTCTATCGTTCATTATGTGGGCAAAAGGGCAGGCCAACATTCCGCTACCCAAGAAGAGATCCAAGACCTGATCGTTCGATATTCTCTCCAAGGAAAATCCGTTGTTCGTTTGAAGGGAGGAGATCCTTTCGTATTCGGTAGAGGCGGAGAAGAATTACTCACTTTAAGAAAACATAAAATTCCGTACGAGATCATCCCTGGCGTTAGTGCATTAAGTGCGGGATCTTCCGGAGCAGGATTTCCTCTTACACATAGAGGACTGTCTAGACAGGTTCTGGTCATGGACGGTCATACCGTTTTGCAAGAAAACACCGATTGGAAATGGTTCGCGGATTTCAAGGGCACGATCGCTCTGTTTATGGGAACTTCGTCCATTGTACAGATCACTAAAAAATTGATCGATAACGGGGCTTCTTCACTTCTTCCGGTTGCTTTGGTAGAAAACGCAAGTTTAAAAAATCAGAAGACAACGGTGACAAATTTGGGTAGAATTCTCGAAGAAGGTTTATCCAAACAAAGTTCCGGGCCTGGAATTATCTATATAGGTCCCGTAGTTCATCTGATCGGAGAAACCCCTGGACTAGATCTTCGGGGATTTGCCTCTCAAGGAGAAGAAGTATGA